A part of Nesterenkonia lutea genomic DNA contains:
- a CDS encoding lyase family protein, which yields MTGPYGLLSPVWAATSTAELMSEDSVLRALVRVEAAWAQTLVEAGEAPAESAEAIRRISVDPALAGLRAQDIAAEGTGGGNPVIPMLAAVRDALQQSGESDAALHRGATSQDILDTALMLLIREAVQGITDDLRRAGAALSTLSEDHSRTLCVARSLTQHALPTCFGLRSAGWLDGVTQSMGRLETAAATLPLQWGGAVGNQAALSDSVGFEQAEQMTSALAARLGLAPMRRPWHTQRQTMLDIAAALAAVLAQLGKAAGDVLILQRPEIAEVREPRTAGRGGSSAMPQKQNPVLSTLIRSAALSAPGQLSTLYVAAATAEDERPAGAWHAEWPSLVELVRLAGGAASRAAELFEGFEVRPESMRANLALSGDAVVSERLLARLSDSFPGGKSALQQLLKRSAVEGLPLRSLLEDQLDPAVIGPEDLDQLLDPREYLGRAQEFIGTAVADFRAASSPAKNDSAPAASTPAASTPAASTPAASTPEGVTEHA from the coding sequence ATGACCGGACCCTATGGACTCCTCAGCCCCGTGTGGGCGGCCACATCCACGGCCGAGCTGATGTCGGAGGACTCGGTGCTGCGGGCACTGGTCCGAGTGGAGGCGGCCTGGGCGCAGACCCTGGTCGAGGCGGGGGAGGCACCGGCCGAGAGCGCCGAGGCGATCCGCCGGATCAGCGTGGACCCGGCCCTCGCCGGTCTGCGCGCTCAGGACATCGCTGCGGAGGGCACCGGCGGGGGAAACCCGGTCATCCCGATGCTCGCCGCCGTGCGCGACGCGCTGCAGCAGTCCGGTGAATCCGATGCCGCGCTGCATCGGGGGGCCACCAGCCAGGACATCTTGGACACCGCTCTGATGCTGCTGATCCGTGAGGCCGTGCAGGGCATCACGGATGATCTCCGGCGGGCAGGAGCGGCGCTGAGCACCCTCAGCGAGGACCACAGCAGGACCCTGTGTGTGGCTCGTTCGCTGACCCAGCACGCGCTGCCCACCTGTTTCGGTCTGCGCAGCGCCGGATGGCTCGACGGCGTGACCCAGTCCATGGGCCGACTTGAGACCGCCGCGGCCACACTGCCGCTGCAGTGGGGCGGAGCCGTGGGCAACCAGGCCGCGCTGAGCGACTCCGTGGGCTTCGAGCAGGCGGAGCAGATGACCTCGGCCCTGGCGGCTCGGCTCGGGCTGGCGCCCATGCGGCGACCGTGGCACACCCAGCGCCAGACGATGCTCGACATCGCCGCCGCACTGGCCGCGGTGCTCGCCCAGCTGGGCAAGGCCGCCGGCGATGTGCTGATCCTGCAGCGTCCTGAGATCGCCGAGGTGCGCGAGCCCCGCACGGCCGGGCGCGGGGGCTCCTCGGCCATGCCGCAGAAGCAGAACCCGGTGCTCTCCACGCTGATCCGCTCCGCCGCACTCTCCGCGCCCGGCCAGCTGAGCACGCTGTACGTCGCTGCCGCCACTGCCGAGGATGAGCGTCCGGCCGGTGCCTGGCACGCCGAGTGGCCCAGCCTGGTGGAACTGGTCCGACTGGCCGGAGGAGCCGCCAGTCGAGCCGCCGAGCTCTTCGAAGGGTTCGAGGTCCGCCCAGAGTCCATGCGGGCGAACCTCGCCCTGAGCGGCGATGCCGTGGTCAGCGAACGTCTGCTGGCGCGGCTGAGCGACTCCTTTCCGGGAGGCAAGTCTGCCCTGCAGCAGCTGCTCAAGCGCAGCGCCGTCGAAGGGCTTCCGCTGCGAAGCCTGCTCGAGGACCAGCTGGACCCCGCGGTCATCGGTCCGGAAGACCTTGACCAGCTGTTGGACCCGAGAGAGTATCTCGGCCGCGCCCAGGAGTTCATCGGCACCGCCGTCGCCGACTTCCGCGCGGCGTCCAGCCCGGCGAAGAACGATTCAGCACCAGCCGCCTCGACACCAGCCGCCTCGACACCAGCCGCCTCGACACCAGCCGCCTCGACACCAGAAGGAGTCACCGAACATGCCTGA
- a CDS encoding alpha/beta fold hydrolase, giving the protein MPEPRSVLTLTPQLLTGTPAELSGGVRPVLVLGPSLGTSVAVLWDSALEHLEERFTVIGWDLPGHAEAEPFTKTFEIADLADALETLVEDLGTAHGLPAETPVYAAGVSIAGTVSLTLSLRAQTRFTRLVALCTAARIGDPQMWAERAELVSSAGTPTMVEGSAQRWFAPGFMARQPAVVTSLLRSLQHTDRHSYAQACRALGRYDITAELEAIARPLLVISGAEDPVCPPSAVQDIADTGLAQTAVLDGVAHQAPAEAPEATAGLLKEFLND; this is encoded by the coding sequence ATGCCTGAGCCCCGTTCTGTCCTCACGCTGACCCCGCAGCTGCTCACCGGCACCCCTGCGGAGCTCAGCGGCGGAGTGCGCCCGGTCCTGGTGCTGGGTCCCTCGCTGGGCACCAGCGTCGCTGTCCTCTGGGATTCCGCCCTGGAGCACCTGGAGGAGCGGTTCACCGTCATCGGCTGGGATCTCCCCGGCCATGCCGAGGCGGAGCCGTTCACTAAGACGTTCGAGATCGCCGATCTCGCCGACGCGCTGGAGACCCTCGTCGAAGACCTCGGGACAGCGCACGGACTTCCTGCAGAGACGCCGGTCTATGCCGCAGGAGTCTCCATCGCGGGCACCGTGAGTCTGACCCTGTCCCTGCGCGCCCAGACCCGCTTCACGCGACTGGTGGCGCTGTGCACCGCTGCGCGGATCGGAGACCCGCAGATGTGGGCGGAGCGGGCGGAGCTGGTCAGCAGCGCCGGGACCCCGACGATGGTGGAGGGTTCGGCGCAGCGCTGGTTCGCCCCGGGATTCATGGCCAGGCAGCCTGCTGTTGTCACCTCGCTGCTGCGCTCCCTGCAGCACACGGACCGGCATTCCTACGCCCAGGCCTGCCGCGCCCTCGGCCGCTACGACATCACCGCAGAGCTCGAGGCGATCGCCAGGCCGCTGCTGGTGATCAGCGGCGCAGAAGATCCGGTGTGCCCGCCCAGCGCCGTGCAGGACATCGCAGACACCGGGCTGGCGCAGACCGCCGTGCTCGACGGCGTGGCCCACCAGGCCCCGGCCGAAGCCCCCGAAGCCACCGCAGGCCTGCTCAAGGAGTTCCTCAATGACTGA
- the pcaC gene encoding 4-carboxymuconolactone decarboxylase: MTDSTYQNGMKVRREVLSDAHVDRAEAKKDSFTADFQELITNYAWGSIWTRPGLERSTRSAITLTALIAGGYWEELEMHVRAALRNGLTEDEIKEVFLQSAIYCSVPAANTAFSIGRRVLEEERAGSS; this comes from the coding sequence ATGACTGATTCGACCTACCAGAACGGCATGAAGGTCCGCCGTGAGGTGCTCTCCGACGCCCATGTGGACCGGGCAGAGGCCAAGAAGGACAGCTTCACCGCAGACTTCCAGGAGCTGATCACCAACTATGCGTGGGGCAGCATCTGGACCCGGCCCGGACTTGAGCGATCCACCCGCTCCGCGATCACGTTGACCGCGCTGATCGCCGGCGGCTATTGGGAAGAGCTGGAGATGCATGTCCGCGCCGCGCTGCGCAACGGACTGACCGAGGACGAGATCAAAGAGGTGTTCCTGCAGTCAGCGATCTACTGCTCGGTTCCGGCGGCGAACACCGCGTTCAGCATCGGGCGCCGTGTGCTGGAGGAAGAGCGAGCCGGGTCGTCCTGA
- a CDS encoding lipid II:glycine glycyltransferase FemX, with the protein MIEQTDSGAAAYDVRPISAEEHTRFLSGQTTASFLQNPRWSAVKREWEAQSLGLFDPSGPADAAPLGAALVLFRRLPVPAMVPVLGGKRLAYMAEGPVMDAPTADLHRMLPPLIDHLKASGAFLIRMGLPGVLRHWEAKEVRRALAAGENTSISELEPLDSGAAGSPQPETWRRQLKELGFQPPAASTDFEAGQPQFQARIPLTDDQGQSLPIDDVLARMDQSSRRQTKKSTRSELTISVGDESDFPAWQSLYSETAERDGFTGRPLSYFRSMYRELNASPLSQCTLYLAHFEDQLLAAAIYVRQGEFAWYVYGASSAEERKRYAPRALQLRQIEDSLEAGCQWYDLGGLSPSLDPEYPLAGLTRFKTTMGADVVQTLGEWDYPVNPLLARAFTLYMARR; encoded by the coding sequence GTGATTGAGCAAACAGATTCCGGTGCCGCTGCCTACGATGTTCGCCCGATCAGCGCAGAGGAGCACACACGCTTCCTTTCCGGTCAGACCACGGCGTCCTTCCTGCAGAACCCCCGCTGGTCAGCGGTGAAGCGAGAGTGGGAGGCGCAGAGCCTCGGACTCTTCGATCCCTCCGGCCCGGCAGATGCTGCCCCGCTGGGCGCCGCGCTCGTGCTCTTCCGCCGACTCCCGGTCCCCGCGATGGTTCCCGTGCTGGGCGGAAAGAGGCTCGCCTATATGGCGGAGGGCCCGGTGATGGACGCGCCGACGGCGGACCTGCACCGGATGCTCCCCCCGCTGATCGACCACCTGAAGGCATCCGGGGCGTTCCTGATCCGCATGGGCCTGCCGGGGGTGCTGCGCCACTGGGAGGCCAAAGAGGTCCGTCGCGCCCTGGCGGCGGGAGAGAACACCAGCATCTCCGAACTCGAGCCCCTCGACTCCGGGGCTGCGGGCTCGCCCCAGCCCGAGACATGGCGGCGTCAGCTCAAGGAGCTCGGGTTCCAGCCTCCAGCGGCCAGCACAGACTTCGAGGCGGGGCAGCCGCAGTTCCAGGCGCGCATCCCGCTCACCGACGACCAGGGCCAGTCGCTGCCGATCGATGACGTGCTGGCGCGGATGGACCAGTCCTCGCGCCGACAGACCAAGAAGTCCACCCGCTCCGAGCTGACCATCAGCGTGGGCGATGAGTCAGACTTCCCAGCCTGGCAGAGCCTGTACTCCGAGACCGCCGAGCGGGACGGGTTCACCGGTCGGCCGCTCTCCTACTTCCGCAGCATGTACCGGGAGCTCAACGCCTCACCGCTGAGCCAGTGCACGCTCTACCTCGCCCACTTCGAGGATCAGCTCCTCGCTGCGGCGATCTACGTGCGGCAGGGCGAATTCGCCTGGTACGTCTACGGCGCCTCCTCCGCCGAGGAGCGCAAGCGCTATGCTCCGCGGGCGCTGCAGCTGCGCCAGATCGAAGACTCCCTCGAGGCAGGCTGCCAGTGGTATGACCTCGGTGGACTCAGCCCGTCGCTGGACCCCGAGTACCCGCTGGCCGGACTCACCCGCTTCAAGACCACCATGGGCGCAGATGTCGTGCAGACCCTCGGGGAATGGGACTACCCGGTCAACCCGCTGCTGGCGCGCGCGTTCACGCTGTACATGGCCCGACGCTGA
- the groL gene encoding chaperonin GroEL (60 kDa chaperone family; promotes refolding of misfolded polypeptides especially under stressful conditions; forms two stacked rings of heptamers to form a barrel-shaped 14mer; ends can be capped by GroES; misfolded proteins enter the barrel where they are refolded when GroES binds): MAKTIAFDEEARRGLERGLNVLADAVKVTLGPRGRNVVLEKSWGAPTITNDGVSIAKEIELDDPYEKIGAELVKEVAKKTDDVAGDGTTTATVLAQALVKEGLRNVAAGADPMALKRGIDKAVEAVTAELFKSAKEIETTEQIAATASISAADPQIGALIAQALDKVGKEGVITVEESNTFGLELELTEGMRFDKGYLSGYFVTDAERQEAVLEDPYILIANSKISSVKDVIGVLEQVMQSGKPLLVIAEDLEGEALAALVVNKLKGTFKSVAVKAPGFGDRRKAMLADIAILTGGQVIAEEVGLKLENTTLELLGTARKVVVTKDETTIVEGAGDADEIAGRVAQIKAEIENSDSDYDREKLQERLAKLAGGVAVIKAGAATEVELKERKHRIEDAVRNAKAAVDEGIVAGGGVALIQAGARAFASLELSGDEATGANIVKFAVEAPLKQIAINAGMEAGVVAEKVRGLPDGHGLNAATGVYENLLEAGVNDPVKVTRSALQNAASIASLFLTTEAVVANKPEKHSAGAGAEGMDPMGGMGGMM; this comes from the coding sequence ATGGCAAAGACTATTGCATTCGATGAAGAGGCCCGCCGCGGCCTCGAGCGCGGACTGAACGTCCTCGCCGATGCCGTCAAGGTCACCTTGGGTCCCCGCGGCCGCAACGTCGTGCTGGAGAAGTCCTGGGGTGCACCCACCATCACCAACGACGGCGTCTCGATCGCGAAAGAGATCGAGCTGGACGACCCCTACGAGAAGATCGGCGCCGAGCTGGTCAAAGAGGTCGCGAAGAAGACCGACGACGTCGCCGGCGATGGCACCACCACCGCCACCGTCCTCGCCCAGGCCCTGGTCAAAGAGGGTCTGCGCAACGTCGCAGCCGGCGCTGATCCGATGGCGCTCAAGCGCGGCATCGACAAGGCCGTGGAGGCCGTCACCGCCGAGCTGTTCAAGTCCGCCAAGGAGATCGAGACCACGGAGCAGATCGCTGCCACCGCCTCCATCTCTGCCGCCGATCCGCAGATCGGTGCCCTGATCGCTCAGGCGCTGGACAAGGTCGGCAAGGAAGGCGTCATCACGGTCGAGGAGTCGAACACCTTCGGCCTGGAGCTTGAGCTGACCGAAGGCATGCGCTTCGACAAGGGCTACCTCTCGGGCTACTTCGTCACCGACGCGGAGCGTCAGGAAGCGGTCCTGGAGGACCCCTACATCCTGATCGCCAACTCCAAGATCTCCTCGGTCAAGGATGTCATCGGCGTCCTCGAGCAGGTCATGCAGTCCGGCAAGCCGCTGCTGGTCATCGCCGAGGACCTCGAGGGCGAAGCCCTCGCGGCGCTGGTGGTCAACAAGCTCAAGGGAACCTTCAAGTCCGTCGCCGTGAAGGCTCCGGGCTTCGGTGACCGCCGCAAGGCCATGCTCGCGGACATCGCGATCCTCACTGGTGGCCAGGTCATCGCCGAGGAGGTCGGCCTGAAGCTGGAGAACACCACTCTGGAGCTTCTGGGCACCGCCCGCAAGGTCGTTGTGACCAAGGACGAGACCACCATCGTCGAAGGCGCGGGCGATGCCGACGAGATCGCCGGTCGCGTGGCGCAGATCAAGGCCGAGATCGAGAACTCTGACTCGGACTACGACCGCGAGAAACTGCAGGAGCGCCTGGCCAAGCTGGCCGGCGGCGTCGCAGTCATCAAGGCAGGTGCAGCCACCGAGGTCGAGCTCAAGGAGCGCAAGCACCGCATCGAAGATGCAGTGCGCAACGCCAAGGCCGCCGTGGATGAGGGAATCGTCGCCGGCGGCGGCGTGGCCCTGATCCAGGCCGGGGCGCGCGCATTCGCCTCGCTGGAGCTCTCCGGCGATGAGGCCACGGGCGCGAACATCGTGAAGTTCGCTGTGGAGGCACCGCTGAAGCAGATCGCCATCAACGCCGGCATGGAGGCCGGCGTCGTGGCCGAGAAGGTCCGCGGCCTGCCTGATGGCCACGGTCTCAACGCCGCCACCGGCGTGTACGAGAACCTCCTCGAGGCCGGAGTCAACGATCCGGTGAAGGTGACCCGCTCTGCACTGCAGAACGCGGCCTCCATCGCCTCGCTGTTCCTCACCACCGAGGCAGTCGTCGCCAACAAGCCGGAGAAGCACTCGGCCGGCGCCGGTGCCGAGGGCATGGATCCGATGGGCGGCATGGGCGGCATGATGTGA
- a CDS encoding WXG100 family type VII secretion target, with translation MAMLQIDTAELLAKSQTVEATLSRIQTDVSSMESQLRQLQDSWKGTASAAFQEVLTQWRSTQVQVEQSLASVRQAMTAASTQYEETESANTAMFGR, from the coding sequence ATGGCGATGCTGCAGATCGACACCGCAGAGCTGCTGGCCAAGAGCCAGACCGTGGAGGCCACGCTGAGTCGCATCCAGACCGATGTCAGTTCGATGGAGTCACAGCTGCGTCAGCTCCAGGATTCGTGGAAGGGCACGGCCTCCGCCGCCTTCCAGGAAGTGCTGACCCAGTGGCGCTCCACGCAGGTCCAGGTGGAGCAGTCTTTGGCGAGCGTGCGTCAGGCGATGACTGCGGCCTCCACCCAGTACGAGGAGACGGAGTCCGCCAATACGGCCATGTTCGGTCGCTGA
- a CDS encoding sensor histidine kinase produces the protein MRAIRSLTQTWRKASLRTQLVLIMSGLLVLTLFVTTFVSASLFRQELLRNLDEDITANANNVSMYLTRRSAPEFGDTQSIFRFYGILMDGEGEFLQANSTHPAGYGGDIPEIPNMTFEEVLELWQQGEHLDVPGTEPDSRGWRVHVMPLENGEDSLAVGLPLEPVETSVERASFLVATIGLIATLGASTIAYALVTRAFRSLFHVEKTAAVIADGDFSQRVETTAPPETEIGRLSRSLNVMLEHIEAAFQSKSASEENMRRFIQDASHELRTPLVTIRGFSELYRQGGVSDNPEAVGMAMGRIESEAKRMGQLVEDMLTLARLDEQRPMQLAPLDLNLIAHDSIMDLAVNAPDRTTRVTGLDGGAPKPAPTLGDEGRIRQIVTNLVTNALRYTPEGTPLEIAVGTQHRDDGTADAVLEVRDHGDGIAEEDAAKIFERFYRADNSRQRETGGTGLGLAICAAIAAQHQGTVRHSTTEGGGATMTLRLPMVALDDQSDHETDIDLETDIDEDELDQIRAAARDRRSAD, from the coding sequence ATGCGCGCGATCCGCTCTCTGACCCAGACATGGCGAAAGGCCTCGCTGCGGACCCAGCTGGTGCTGATCATGTCCGGGCTGCTGGTGCTCACCCTCTTCGTGACCACCTTCGTCTCTGCCTCGCTGTTCCGCCAGGAGCTGCTGCGGAACCTCGATGAGGACATCACCGCCAACGCGAACAACGTCTCGATGTACCTGACCCGGCGCAGTGCGCCCGAGTTCGGCGACACCCAGTCCATCTTCCGCTTCTATGGGATTCTGATGGATGGAGAGGGTGAGTTCCTGCAGGCGAACTCGACCCACCCGGCCGGCTACGGCGGGGACATCCCCGAAATACCGAACATGACCTTCGAGGAGGTCCTTGAGCTCTGGCAGCAGGGCGAGCACCTCGACGTGCCGGGCACCGAGCCGGACTCCCGCGGCTGGCGGGTCCATGTCATGCCGCTGGAGAACGGGGAGGACTCCCTCGCCGTCGGCCTGCCGCTGGAACCCGTGGAGACCTCCGTGGAGCGCGCGAGCTTCCTGGTCGCCACCATCGGTCTCATAGCAACCCTCGGCGCCTCGACCATCGCTTATGCCCTGGTCACCCGGGCTTTCCGATCGCTGTTCCATGTGGAGAAGACCGCCGCGGTCATCGCAGACGGCGACTTCTCCCAGCGCGTGGAGACCACCGCACCCCCGGAGACCGAGATCGGTCGTCTCTCCCGCTCGCTGAACGTCATGCTGGAGCACATCGAGGCCGCATTCCAGTCCAAGAGCGCCTCGGAGGAGAACATGCGGCGCTTCATCCAGGATGCCTCCCATGAGCTGCGCACCCCGCTGGTGACCATCCGTGGATTCTCCGAGCTCTACCGGCAGGGCGGGGTCAGCGACAACCCCGAAGCCGTGGGGATGGCCATGGGCCGGATCGAGTCCGAGGCCAAGCGCATGGGCCAGCTGGTGGAGGACATGCTCACGCTGGCCCGCCTGGATGAGCAGCGCCCCATGCAGCTGGCGCCGCTGGACCTGAATCTGATCGCACACGACTCGATCATGGACCTCGCAGTCAACGCGCCGGACCGGACGACCCGGGTCACCGGGCTCGACGGCGGCGCGCCGAAGCCTGCCCCGACGCTGGGAGACGAGGGGCGGATCCGACAGATCGTCACCAATCTCGTCACCAACGCGCTGCGCTACACCCCGGAGGGCACCCCCCTGGAGATCGCGGTGGGCACCCAGCACCGCGACGACGGCACGGCTGATGCCGTGCTGGAGGTCCGGGACCACGGGGACGGCATCGCAGAGGAGGACGCCGCGAAGATCTTTGAGCGCTTCTACCGCGCTGACAACTCTCGGCAGCGTGAAACCGGGGGGACCGGTCTGGGCCTGGCCATCTGCGCCGCCATCGCCGCCCAGCACCAGGGCACTGTGCGGCACAGCACCACCGAGGGCGGCGGCGCGACGATGACGCTGCGGCTGCCCATGGTCGCCCTCGATGACCAGAGCGATCACGAGACCGACATCGACCTTGAGACCGACATCGACGAGGACGAGCTGGACCAGATCCGCGCCGCCGCCAGAGACCGCCGCTCCGCCGACTGA
- a CDS encoding response regulator transcription factor has protein sequence MTDKTPEAKLLVVDDEPNIRELLATSLRFAGFEVAAAGNGREALETAETFQPDLAVLDVMLPDMDGFTVTRRLRAAGKHFPVLFLTARDDTDDKITGLTVGGDDYVTKPFSLDEVVARIRAVLRRTAPFEDEDAVIVVDNLELDDDAHEVRRGGEMVELSPTEFKLLRYLMMNPNRVLSKQQILDHVWEYNFNGDASIVESYISYLRRKIESGSEGAPMIQTKRGVGYVLQTWERRQRSQGL, from the coding sequence GTGACTGACAAGACTCCTGAAGCCAAGCTGCTCGTCGTCGATGACGAGCCCAATATCCGCGAGCTGCTCGCCACCTCGCTGCGTTTCGCAGGTTTCGAGGTCGCCGCAGCGGGGAACGGCCGCGAAGCGCTGGAGACCGCCGAGACCTTCCAGCCTGACCTGGCCGTGCTGGATGTGATGCTGCCCGATATGGACGGCTTCACCGTCACCCGCCGACTGCGTGCGGCCGGCAAGCACTTCCCCGTGCTGTTCCTCACCGCTCGGGATGACACCGATGACAAGATCACCGGGCTGACCGTCGGCGGGGACGACTATGTGACCAAGCCGTTCTCCCTGGATGAGGTCGTGGCCCGGATCCGCGCCGTGCTGCGCCGAACCGCGCCGTTCGAGGATGAGGACGCGGTGATCGTGGTGGACAATCTGGAGCTCGACGACGACGCCCACGAGGTCCGCCGCGGCGGCGAGATGGTGGAGCTCTCCCCCACCGAGTTCAAGCTCCTGCGCTACCTGATGATGAATCCCAACCGGGTCCTCTCCAAGCAGCAGATCCTGGACCACGTCTGGGAGTACAACTTCAACGGGGACGCCTCCATCGTGGAGTCCTACATCTCCTACCTGCGGCGCAAGATCGAGTCGGGCTCTGAGGGCGCGCCGATGATCCAGACCAAGCGCGGCGTGGGCTACGTCCTGCAGACCTGGGAGCGCCGCCAGCGGTCCCAGGGCCTCTAG
- a CDS encoding DNA repair helicase XPB has protein sequence MSEGPLIVQSDKTVLLEVDHPEADAARRAVAAFADLERAPEHIHTYRITPLGLWNARAAGFDAEYVVDTLLNHSRFPVPHALLVDIAETMSRYGRLRLEKDPVHGLVLRSQEPGILSEVLHAKTLASLLGPEIDESTIAVHGQARGELKQQLLRLGWPAEDLAGFVDGTAHPIALRQDGWQLRGYQQEAVDNFWQAGSGVVVLPCGAGKTLVGAAAMATSGTITLILVNSTVSARQWKAELIKRTSLTEEEIGEYSGARKEVRPVTIATYQVLASRKNELFTHMELLNGHDWGLIIYDEVHLLPAPIFRMTADLQARRRLGLTATLIREDGREREVFSLIGPKRYDTPWKQMEAQGWIAPASCIEVRTDLPRGLRMDYAAAPDKERHRIAAGAEVKDAVVARLVARHRHLGEQVLVIGQFVEQLERLGEQLGAPVLTGSASVAARQKQFDAFRAGDLKVLVVSKIANFSIDLPQASVAIQVSGTFGSRQEEAQRLGRLLRPGESAEGEDPKRAHFYSVVTRDTVDMEYAARRQRFLSEQGYGYSILDAEDIV, from the coding sequence ATGAGTGAGGGACCGCTGATAGTCCAGTCGGACAAGACCGTGCTGCTGGAGGTCGATCATCCTGAGGCCGATGCCGCCCGCCGCGCCGTCGCCGCCTTCGCAGATCTCGAGCGCGCTCCGGAGCACATCCACACCTACCGGATCACGCCGCTGGGTCTGTGGAACGCGCGAGCGGCCGGATTCGACGCCGAGTACGTGGTGGACACGCTGCTCAACCACTCACGCTTCCCCGTTCCGCATGCCCTGCTGGTGGACATCGCCGAGACGATGAGCCGCTACGGAAGGCTGCGGCTGGAGAAGGATCCGGTGCACGGCCTGGTTCTGCGCAGCCAGGAGCCCGGGATCCTCAGCGAGGTGCTCCATGCCAAGACGCTCGCCTCGCTGCTGGGACCAGAGATCGATGAGTCGACCATCGCCGTGCACGGACAGGCCCGCGGCGAGCTGAAGCAGCAGCTGCTGCGACTCGGCTGGCCGGCGGAGGATCTGGCCGGGTTCGTGGACGGCACCGCCCATCCCATCGCGCTGCGCCAGGATGGCTGGCAGCTGCGCGGGTATCAGCAGGAGGCGGTGGACAACTTCTGGCAGGCCGGATCCGGGGTGGTCGTGCTGCCCTGTGGTGCGGGCAAGACGCTCGTCGGGGCCGCCGCCATGGCCACCTCCGGGACCATCACGCTGATCCTGGTGAACTCCACGGTCTCGGCGCGGCAGTGGAAGGCGGAGCTGATCAAGCGCACCTCGCTGACCGAGGAGGAGATCGGTGAGTACTCCGGGGCCCGGAAGGAGGTCCGTCCGGTCACGATCGCCACCTACCAGGTGCTGGCATCGCGCAAGAACGAGCTCTTCACCCATATGGAGCTGCTCAACGGGCATGACTGGGGACTGATCATCTATGACGAGGTCCATCTGCTTCCCGCCCCGATCTTCCGGATGACCGCAGATCTGCAGGCCCGCCGCCGGCTGGGTCTGACCGCCACCCTGATCCGCGAGGACGGGCGTGAGCGTGAGGTGTTCTCGCTGATCGGACCCAAGCGCTACGACACCCCTTGGAAACAGATGGAGGCTCAGGGCTGGATCGCTCCGGCCAGCTGCATCGAGGTCCGCACCGATCTTCCGCGCGGGCTGCGCATGGACTACGCCGCCGCCCCGGACAAGGAGCGCCACCGGATCGCCGCCGGGGCGGAGGTCAAGGATGCGGTCGTGGCCCGGCTCGTGGCCAGACATCGGCATCTGGGCGAGCAGGTCCTGGTGATCGGACAGTTCGTGGAGCAGCTCGAGCGCCTGGGTGAACAGCTGGGAGCCCCGGTGCTCACCGGATCCGCCTCCGTCGCGGCTCGGCAGAAGCAGTTCGATGCCTTCCGCGCGGGGGACCTGAAGGTCCTCGTCGTCTCGAAGATCGCGAACTTCTCCATCGATCTGCCCCAGGCCTCGGTGGCGATCCAGGTCTCGGGGACCTTCGGCTCGCGCCAGGAGGAGGCACAGCGGCTGGGACGGCTGCTGCGACCCGGGGAGTCCGCAGAGGGCGAGGACCCGAAGCGTGCGCACTTCTATTCGGTGGTCACCCGCGACACGGTGGACATGGAGTATGCCGCGCGTCGGCAGCGGTTCCTCTCCGAGCAGGGATACGGCTATTCGATCCTGGACGCGGAGGACATCGTCTGA